A DNA window from Malus domestica chromosome 12, GDT2T_hap1 contains the following coding sequences:
- the LOC103437055 gene encoding transcription factor bHLH130-like: MYNGPPASNSTLTPLIQISTVASSAPPFMDSNTHQHNSGLLRFRSAPHSLLSNFADGGDSGLHSKSPVEGSSESERLFSRFANYSHINDSDSWPSSFQEFDDKSVVTATEAAVSAIRMSSQGGYSGLLPPHYPRQSSFNGGYGLAGSGPMERHHTPANKSVHSNSNLVRQSSSPAGLFSNTSLQNGFPFGTWNDSSNFPESLDGMRRDQDHDGKLFSVDQNGELENRFHVLSHHLSLPKTSADIAMEKFLQLQDSVPCKVRAKRGCATHPRSIAERVRRTRISERMRKLQELVPNMDKQTNTADMLDLAVDYIKDLQKQFKTLSDVRANCKCLNMQKPVSNPVSNQESDGGSRLKV; the protein is encoded by the exons ATGTATAATGGTCCTCCAGCATCCAATTCTACCTTGACCCCATTAATTCAAATTTCCACTGTAGCAAGCAGTGCACCGCCATTCATGGATTCAAATACCCACCAACACAATTCTGGGTTGCTCAGATTTCGCTCTGCTCCGCACTCCCTCCTCTCCAATTTCGCCGACGGCGGCGATTCGGGGCTTCACAGTAAAAGCCCAGTTGAGGGTTCTTCGGAGTCCGAGAGATTGTTCTCCAGATTCGCGAATTACAGCCATATCAACGACTCAGATTCCTGGCCGTCGAGTTTTCAAGAATTTGACGACAAATCCGTGGTGACGGCAACGGAGGCGGCAGTGTCAGCGATCCGGATGAGCTCACAGGGAGGGTATTCTGGGCTGCTGCCCCCTCATTATCCGAGGCAGAGCTCGTTTAATGGCGGATATGGGTTGGCGGGTTCCGGTCCAATGGAACGTCATCACACTCCGGCCAACAAGTCAGTTCATTCGAATTCAAATCTTGTTAGACAAAGTAGTTCCCCTGCTGGGCTTTTCTCCAACACCTCTCTTCAAAACG GATTCCCATTCGGAACTTGGAATGACTCATCGAATTTTCCAGAGAGTTTAGATGGCATGAGAAGAGACCAAGATCATGATGGGAAATTATTTTCGGTTGATCAG AACGGAGAGCTTGAAAACCGGTTTCATGTATTATCCCATCACCTGAGTTTACCAAAAACTTCAGCAGACATTGCCATGGAAAAGTTCTTGCAACTTCAAGATTCTGTACCTTGCAAAGTTAGAGCAAAGAGAGGTTGTGCCACTCATCCTCGAAGCATTGCCGAAAGA GTGAGAAGAACACGGATCAGTGAACGAATGAGGAAACTACAAGAACTCGTCCCGAACATGGACAAG CAAACCAACACTGCAGACATGCTCGATTTGGCAGTTGATTATATTAAAGATCTTCAGAAACAGTTCAAG ACGCTTAGCGATGTTAGAGCAAACTGCAAATGTTTAAACATGCAGAAGCCGGTGTCGAATCCGGTGTCGAATCAGGAAAGTGACGGGGGAAGTCGGTTGAAAGTTTGA